The Arachis ipaensis cultivar K30076 chromosome B07, Araip1.1, whole genome shotgun sequence genome includes a window with the following:
- the LOC107609511 gene encoding uncharacterized protein LOC107609511, translated as MAVAFTNLSWWLWSGKHQEPRISNGSLINPSADSNMWESDVLRFPLLKQANMGSSTRRVKRKWHSREERKMDREYDVVLVPSDGGCVSGSESDDSDWSIGWLEPHGPGFPSDDETDNSFAVLVPCYGREQAYDMMVEDPGSNFLSGVGNFPDSYSDESKKYVENWLSALRNT; from the exons ATGGCTGTGGCTTTTACCAACCTATCATGGTGGTTATGGAGTGGAAAGCATCAAGAGCCAAGAATCTCAAACGGTTCTTTGATAAATCCTTCAGCCGATTCGAATATGTGGGAATCGGATGTTTTGAGGTTTCCTTTGCTCAAGCAGGCTAACATGGGCTCTTCGACGAGGAGGGTGAAGCGTAAATGGCATAGTAGGGAAGAGAGGAAGATGGATAGGGAATATGATGTTGTTCTGGTTCCATCTGATGGTGGATGTGTCTCTGGTTCTGAATCCGATGATTCTGACTGGTCAATTGGCTGGTTGGAACCTCATGGACCTGGGTTCCCAAGTGATGATGAAACAGATAACAGCTTTGCCGTGCTGGTTCCCTGCTACGGGCGAGAACAAGCTTATGATATGATGGTGGAAGACCCGGGAAGCAACTTTCTGAGCGGTGTTGGGAACTTCCCTGATAGTTATTCAGATG AGAGCAAGAAATATGTGGAAAACTGGCTTTCGGCTCTTCGAAACACCTGA